The Cynocephalus volans isolate mCynVol1 chromosome 1, mCynVol1.pri, whole genome shotgun sequence region TTTTGAACACTGATAGTCTGAATCTCATTTCatgttgtaataataataataacaattataatgGCAGCTCAGATTTAGAGTCTTTACTAGATGCCAGGATATGTACCAAGTGCTATATGTGAATTAtccttttcttctactttatAATCTCCACAGCCAAGCTGCCCTATTTGATATGTACATAAGGAAAACTTTAATGCTCACTTGATATTACACACACAGAATAAACCACTGGGAGGAAAAGAAACAAGCAGAACAAAGAGTGTTTTAAAAATGACTACCTTGAAGTCATGTGACAGATCTagcaaattctttttatttacataGAAATGTGTACACATACTTTCTCTGTACACAGAAAATTCtaagtatatatacatgtatgattcccacatattttacaataaatagTATTTTACTCTTGTTTCTAGATGAAAATAAGATGTCtcgaaatattactcagcaaccACAAAATTACAAAAGCACCTGATGAACTCAGAGCAAAAACTTCAAGCCTGTACAACCACACACTAAGCCTAGTACAATTTTTACAGAAGACAAAGTTGAACACTGTGCAGATATCACCAGTAAAAGGAAAGgaacagaaatgtaaaatagaGAACAGAGCTGTTGGCTTTTTGAAAGCATGGTAAGAATATTTTTGTTGGTTAGGATTTACCTTCCTTTAGTCCTCAATTTAATGTTTTACTTTAActaatattttatagataagacaGGAGAAAGACATTCACATCTATTGTAAAAAGAGTAAGCATTCCACATCTCCTAAGTTCTAGAAGCCCTTTTCCTCACCAACCAGACCACCATTGTGAACTAATTCTACTACAGAGGATTGCTGTTTACCCCCTCTTGAAGATAAGGGCACTGATTGTAAAATTACATTAATTTGGAAGTAACTTCAAAAGCCTGTAAGCCAGGTACCTTTGTTGTCAGCACTTAATAATTAGGAATGTTTAAATATGACTTTTCATTTCCACATACAGTTTAATCCCTCAttcaaataattaacaaaatgcaAAGAGAACTTAACCCAGGAGGCTAGGAATAATGAATCCATGATCTTGGAATTTCCTTCTTCAACttccaatttttttcccccattctaGCCTAGAAAAcaatcattttctttcaatttcagAGTTAttctacatatgtatataaaatcacACTATCAAATTAATAGAAGGAAGTTCTAAGCTACAGTGTGCATACAAATTCTATGTTATTTTTGATAATCTCTGAGCATTGAATTTGGCAAAAGAGTCTAAAAACATCATGATCTTCATTATTGTTGAAATGACTTATACCCAGATTTGCTTTCCCCATCCACCAGTATAACTCCAAAGATGAGAATCGAAAGGATGGTGACCAACACAGGGCTAGGTGCTTAAATTACGTTCCACTCAACTCTAGCTCAGATGATAACGTACTTGGTTCCACTGTGGTACTGTAACTTCACACAcgaattttgaaacaaattttacCCTTTCATCTCTCATATCAATAATGGCatagatgtggagaaaaagacagcaataaaaaaaaagaattcaatgtCAGGAACACAATTCATCTATCAAATACCATCTTTTCAGTTGCTTTACTGAATCTGCTATTTTTAAGGTAAACTTCCAAAGCATATTTCAAAAGCAAGTTCATTTTAAGAGCAATGTTTATAACATGCACAATTCGGTTCCTTCTTGTCACGCGTGGCTCCCACTGACACTTCTCTTAGAGAAACAACAATAGTTCTAGAACTTAGTTCATCTTACATGAAAGCGACAATTTCATAAACAGTTTGACTCTTTAGATAAAGGTACTTATGATCAAAACAAATACATTTCACATTtaaaagtctttctttctttcttttttttttatttgaaaacctGATAGGGAACTATGGTTCACTGCCAGAAACAAAAGGGATCTTTTACCATGAAGAGCTGGGCTTGTTTCTTGGTCATTCtaattaaatacacacatacatgtgtccTTTGTTTCCATCATTATGGAAAGATTCAGCCAGAAGATAAGTATGGGGTCTCACTATGGTAATTGTAGTCAGGACAGACCTTTTGCACGAGTTTATAATCAACACTGTAAAAGGCAATGTAAATGCAAATGACCTTGAAGGGCTTGGAGCACAACCAAGACACATGGCTCTGAGTTTGCTCCTGGTAGCAGATCTTGGATGGGTCAAAGTTGCACAGGGCAGTCTTCTTCGCCCGATCTGTTTTTTCATACTCAATGCGACAATTGAAAGATTTAGATTCCTTGGTCTCCAAGGTAGACTGGGGGGAAACTTCAAATTCCACCACTTTGGAGGGGGGTACCAAGCTCACTGACACATTGCCCAGACCTGTTGAATTATGTCGGAAATAAACACTGAAGGTTCCATTTCCATGATCGACGATTTTTCCTGTGATGAGGAGGTTGAGTTTGACAGTTTTAATGTTGGAATGAAAGTCGCCCCAtccaaacattttcttaaattttcctgtttttactaTTGGCCTCCGTTTAGTTCTTGTCAAGGGCTCCTGAACCTCCGTGATGTTGGCCAGCCAATCCCAAAAGTTTTCTATGCTGTCTGCATACACCATGGGACCAGGCTTTGGCACTGGAGACTGTTTAACAAACAGGCGCAAGGGACTGATGATCCTGGAGTGCACCACGTTTCCGACCCATGTCCCTGGAGCATCTTTGTCTTCCCAATCCAGCCCCTCTGTGGCATGCACCACTTCTTTACTGTCGCAAAAGAGCTgtttgaaaagaaagagaagtaaacTTTAGGTTAGGCTTTGAGCACACCCACACATTGAAGTGCACAAGAAAAACTCTTTCAGTATTATTTAGATTCTTGCTAAGTAGCATTTCACACACACAGCTGGGCTCAATAGTGCAACAAGATGAGAATTTAATTCAAGCAGTGTAAAACTatgagaacaaaaattaaaatggtgaAATTAAGAAGTGAGTGTTTCATTTTAATGATTTGATGTGGTTTTAGTCTCTGTTTCCTAATCTTCACAATTTTAATTTCCAGATTGGGGGAAGTAGTATATTTTGGGCTGTCATTTGATAAAATCACTAAATTTGTGCAGTCTTTTTTTTCAGGTGGAAGACAACTCTAGGCTGAAAGTTTCTAATGAGGagctagaaactgtacaaatataaGATATTGATTAGTCTCAAATATACTTGGAAATATTAAAGGTACTATTATACTCAACGGGTTATGACATATAATTTGATAGCTTTTGATACAATTCCATGACAAACTAACAAAAAAGATGTGTGATTAGTATTAGAAAGTTCTACAAAAGTTTTAGTTGAAAAACTATACATTTAGTtgcctttataaaaattaatgtttgctatggtttgaatgtttgttccctctgAAATTCATGCTGTAATTTAATCCCTAATACAacagaagtggggcctttaagaggtgattgggtcatgagggctccaccctcatgattaGATTACTCCATTCGTGGGTTAATGGATTGATGGGTTAATAAATTAATGGGTTATTGAGGGAGTGAGTTAGTTTTCATGAGAATGAGTCAGTTATAAAAGCCAGTTTGGCTGACTCTCTCATGAgtccccttgccatgtgatgccctgtgctaCCTCAGGAATCGACCCTCTCCAGATGTAGGCCCTCTAccctgggcttcccagcctccaagactgtgagaaataaatttatttttgttataaattacctggttttaGGTATTCAGTTACAtcaatagaaaatggactaagacaacgtGGAAAAGTATAGTCTGAATTAATTAATAGACTGTATGTAATATAATAAATGCTATTACAACCGAATTATACTCCGAAAGGTAGATCTGCTAAAGAAGAGCTGTGTGCGTGTGTTTTATGTGTTTCACTGTATTTTGATTCAAATCATAGCCATTAAAATATAgaactttttaattctttttgtagTACAAGGGTCCCCCATGATTCTAAAAATCATTTAGTTAAGTCAGTATGGATTTTGAGGGACAGAATCATTATACAAGGAATTATTGCCTGAACTGAATATTTATGGATGGACTATAAAGCCTGAAAAATAGAGGTTTCTAGTGGAAACACAATAGCCTCTTATCTCTGATGGCACAAACCACTCTAGTAATGACTCTAAAAACTGTCAACATACTGAAAAGGATGAGGAAAAAAGTGAGGCTATGTTCATATGCTGTTTCTCCAGCCCTTTCAAACTTGGCAAAGCGCTTGGTAAAACTGGTCTCAGATTATTCCCAAAAGTATTGCTTTCAatccaattttgaaaaaaaaaaaaaaaaaaaaagacatagcctacattataaatattataacttGACTATATCGTATAGTTTGCTAACGTAACATAAAGTTAtcttttatatattcataaaagCTTAGAAGTTTAAGTCCTATCAGAGATTTGTTAAAAGTGTTTTCACCTATACGTAGTCCCAAGATGACTTTAGGGGGAAATCTAAGGACTTAAAATGCATGAGTGGGTTTTGTTTTCGTTTGTTTGGGGAGGTGCATTACATAATATATTTCTCCCTTTGATTAATTTCCGAAGggcttttcttcctcatttctgaagtttCTAAAAATTCTTTCCTCTTCACTTACATTCTTGAGGTTGGCAGAAAGGCACATTGACAGGATGCGCATTCTCACTTTTTTGAGAACCTAAATCCACATGACCTCTTAGGGGCTTTTGCCTCCTAAAttgatatttctttctctctcctggtgGTGAAAGGCTGGCATATTCACCAGGGAGAGAGGGACCATTACTCAGGATTTCTGGTTCAAAATATTTCTGATACCATAACTATAGCTTTCTGATTTCGAACACCTTTAATTATGTGCACAAATCTCGTTCCAATTAATTGGTAATAGTGGAGTTCAATACCCTGGCTCAGATTCTGACTCGAGTTTCCTAAGAATTGATGCAGCCTGATCCAAAGGACGTGTCCTGGCTTCTCTAGAGAGGGCCCAGGACACACGGACTGATAAGAAGACCCTTGCTGATCAAAGTCcaatttctcttctctgatcaTGATTCCTGTTGCCCAGTCTACTACCTATTTTTCACCTGTTTCTGGTATTTCACAAGATCCACCTTGCTCGGTATATGCCAACAGACAACACCTATCATATGCCAAGCACGTGGTGTATGAGGAGAGTGCCTTTACTTCCTGATCTCTACTACCTCATGCAGAACATCATCGAACTCCTACCCTCATTCCTGCCTGTCTTCCTCTCTTTCATAGGGTCCCTTCTGACATTGTCctcttttaatttgctttttttctttaaaaatatctcagtTCTTACCATTATGCACCCTGGTACTGATCAATACTTTAACAGCAGAACTAAGATATATTTTCTGTTCATAAATACTTTTCAACCACATGTGTAAAAACACTCAGCAGCAacatgccttttttttcccccttagtgtttattttatgttacataCTTTCCTGAACCACAACCCAGCAGGGAGGCAGCATGGTGTGGTGGGAAGAGCATAGGATTTGGTGCCTAAAGATGTCATCACCTCTTGCTTCAGTGTACGACCTGAACCCCAGTTTCCTGTATATCTCCTTTATCTATATATCTCCTTTGCTGGTTGTAAGGACTAATAAGTGGATGGAAATTACTGAGCCTAATCCTTGGCAAAAGGCGTTCAGTGACTGATAGCTCCTCCATGGTCCAGTGGATAATCTCGTGCCTCCTACTCATGAAGTGTTTCCAAAGGGTTATGTAAATTCTCAAACCTCCAAGAAACTGATTAATGATTAATTGAGCAACTTGTTCAGTGCCATGTGATAAATTAACGGCCAAGTAGAAATCAACCTTCTCCACCCAGAACATCAGTCAAATGTTTCCTCATGTTTCCAATCTCACTGGCATCTGACTCAAATCCAGAACACAGGCACAGGTGAGCTCTCTTTGCCAGCAAAATGTGTTCATAGATCTTTGATTCCAAACTACCAAATGAGTCATCAAAGGGAGCTAAAAGTACAAAGTGTCTGGCAGGCGCCCTCATTCCTGAATTTCACAGACAATATCTGTGATACAACATGCTGGGAGAAGACTACAGGTGGTTATGAACCTGCTGGCAAACTACTCTGTCCAGGGCAAGGCTGTTGGATGTTATCTACAAAACACAGGGCTGTGTACCCCTGGTTACTTTTGTACTTGCTGGGGCTCTTCATGCTAATTTCAGTATCACTGCTGTCTTTTGTCCCatcatattataataataatgcaaaGACATTTAACTGCAAGCACAAAATGGAGTttttaaaaggggaagaaagaggaattgCTATGCTTTATCTGTTTGAACATTCCTTGATTTCAACACATTTATCAAAGCTTAAGTAATTTATGTCTTGGCAGGGTGTATCAATTTCACAAAGCGCACACATTAGCTAGACACAATGATATCATATTAGCTTTTTCTACATCTTATAGAAGAGCTCAGAAAGATTAATAAAAGCTCAAACCTCCATCAATTAAATGAAGCAAGTGGAAGGAAGGGAGTTGAGGAATAGGACTGTGTCtcatttcagttcttttgtttttaggaggaaaaaaagctgACAGGTTCAAATCATTCATCACAACAAACTAAAGTTgaatttctctgataattaaATGCGTTTTTTCCCAAGAGGCAGAGAAGCTGCAATGAATTTTATAGGAGCAGATGTGAGAACTGCCACAAATTatggaaataatttataaactaaaagCCATCTTCCTCTGCAAACATATCAGAAGAGCCTTTTTTCCCCAACTGTATCtgctatgtgttttttaaataaacattgtactttggaataattttagttTACTGAAAAGTTGCATAGTacaaagagttcccatatacctgtACCCAGCCAGTTTCCTTTATTGTTAACATCTAACACTATAGTGCACTTGTCACAACAAATGAaccaatattggttcattatTATTAAGTCCATACTTTACTCAAATGTCCTTACTTGTCCTTAACATCTTTTAtctgttccaggatctcatccaggatcccacattacACTTGGTCATTGCGAATCCTTAGGCTTCTTTTGACTGAAAGTTTCTCAGACATTCCTTGTTTTGGATGACTTTGAATGTTTTGGGAAGTACTGCTTAGATATTGTGCAGAATGCCCCTCAATTTTGGTTTGTCTTATGTCTTTCTTATAATTAGATGAGGGTTACAGGTTTTGAGGAGGAAGAACACAAAGGTAAAGTGTCACTCGCACCATTTCATCTTAAGGGTACATGATATCAACATGATTTGTCACTGTAATGTCAATCTTATCTCGTGGCTTAGGTAGACAagatccatttatttttttaagttttgctttcAGAATTCTCAAAAGGCTTGTAGATTTTGTTATCACAAACTTAGTTTAATTTACACTTACTTCAATTGCAGTTGGTAAAGGACTGActtttttttaagtcagaaaCTCTCAAACATTTCAATTTATAACTGTTTACAGGATCACTGAATTATCTAAAATAACCTCAGAGTTGTTTAGGAACTCATagactatttttaaattattctggcAATTTCACATGCTGTGAAGGTGTTTGTCATCATTATTGGTGCTGCTATTTTATACTTAATATTCATTCCTTAAAAATTGGGTCCACTTTGATAATtgatacctcaattaaaaaacagataatTCTATAAATATCTTATATAGCATTGGAATTACTTGCTGACTACATGATAATCAAAAGTGCCTTCTCAGGTCAGGAGCCAGATCATTGTACTTGATTCTATGCATCCAATAAGAAAGTACCAGCCTTTAGTTGGGGCTTTCTTTGCAGGTCATGAAAGGGAATAGAGCTAAAGAAAGAACCCTCACAAAGGACTATATTCACAGTGCTCTGGGTGGTGCAGGGCCATGAATACTATTTGGTTTCCTTTGAGTTCTATGACAGTCAGACTTTTGCCGTAATTACAGgataacttttctttaaaaaaaaaaattatttatttattgaaatatattgattatacatattttggggtacaatgttgaatatcaatacatggatacaatgtgtgatggtcaaatcaaggtaattagcatattcatcattaaaaacttaatcatttctttgtgatgaggacattcaatctcctctatTCTAGCTATTTgacaacatgcagtaaattattgttaattatagatgcttagctTGACTGTTCATtcacagaatttattcttcctgtctagctgttttgtgtccattaaacaacctctcactatcccccagGGATAAACCTTTTCTATGTGTCCCTCACTCTGATAGTTTTGCTGCTTCTCTGTAGCTACGTGTTGGGCTGGGTTCTAAACTGGGAAGGGGAAAAGACTTCTCTGAACTCAGTGAATAGTGAGAAGGAAATGAAGAGCTTTTAAAACTTTGAGCTTCAAATTCCATTCAATATATGCCATGCCATAATCACTGCTGGTAGCTCTCTCCTATAGCAGTCCTAGCAGGtggtctttttcttatttgtagaGACACCAACGGAAGAGAGATCACCACCAGCCTTGCTGTCCCAAGTCAGTGTTTAACAATTCTAACTGACATGTTTACTTAGCATGTATTGACTCTTCACTCACAAGGCACCAGGGGTGTAGGAGAGATCTGAATTTCCTAAGTAATTCA contains the following coding sequences:
- the NXPH2 gene encoding neurexophilin-2: MEETVEVDRTSDPGVERGIDGREWRKGQKEIARETEETLILILFANGCRHQEEAITSSQVSDDCKRVPMYMPSYVSCQQGNQAQRGELHRELRQLSYSARFPSLYSWPLSHSSTSKHYCSCLSLFPALVVPGLIEFILFCDSKEVVHATEGLDWEDKDAPGTWVGNVVHSRIISPLRLFVKQSPVPKPGPMVYADSIENFWDWLANITEVQEPLTRTKRRPIVKTGKFKKMFGWGDFHSNIKTVKLNLLITGKIVDHGNGTFSVYFRHNSTGLGNVSVSLVPPSKVVEFEVSPQSTLETKESKSFNCRIEYEKTDRAKKTALCNFDPSKICYQEQTQSHVSWLCSKPFKVICIYIAFYSVDYKLVQKVCPDYNYHSETPYLSSG